In Vigna unguiculata cultivar IT97K-499-35 chromosome 3, ASM411807v1, whole genome shotgun sequence, a single genomic region encodes these proteins:
- the LOC114177300 gene encoding uncharacterized protein LOC114177300: MMSRVYITFELGRAHDGPNQTEEKEVAGDFFSRAKEMEPWVALGVDDADLSAFLRPCNAQSSSSSLIPGPAGAVQAVMSNRCRDDPLPTQEFIRRVGLESHRDFSTNPWLCAIQFVRSQGMVEANDVAHGTPLNSIKTTGRVPLVVAVIKSCTPNGLGDMKITLKDPTTTLSASLHRKVLAHPEFAKDIAVGSVLVLHEVAVFCHTRTCYLNVTLRNVLQVFSKDCGPPSQQLVHPVRPVIRTTPSVERPERLLASGSSSSPPLKRNEEIMSALRFESSSRQVADIEWQRAEALASTPSHSETVWGRENLALSVDNAGHVEGNCVGELDSEMEDQPNPPRLDEEADSLAHIAQGNSSTSKSVHTSRAEKTEMKNHLESQSQMESQRSSVPHWTDEQLDELLAFD, from the exons ATGATGAGTCGAGTATATATAACTTTCGAATTGGGCCGGGCTCATGATGGACCCAACCAAacagaagaaaaggaagtagcGGGAGATTTCTTTTCCCGCGCGAAGGAAATGGAACCCTGGGTAGCCCTTGGCGTCGATGACGCCGATCTCTCCGCCTTCCTCCGCCCTTGCAACGCCCAATCCAGCTCCTCTTCCCTCATTCCTGGCCCTGCCGGCGCCGTTCAAGCCGTCATGAGCAACCGCTGTCGCGACGACCCACTTCCCACTCAGGAATTCATAAGGCGCGTCGGCCTCGAAAGTCACCGCGATTTCAGCACCAATCCCTGGCTCTGCGCCATCCAATTTGTTCGCTCGCAGGGTATGGTGGAGGCTAATGACGTCGCACACGGCACGCCGTTGAACTCAATCAAGACTACTGGAAGAGTGCCTCTGGTCGTAGCTGTTATCAAATCCTGCACTCCCAACGGTCTCGGTGACATGAAGATTACGCTCAAG GATCCTACGACCACTCTTAGCGCCAGTCTCCATCGCAAAGTCTTGGCGCATCCGGAATTTGCGAAGGACATTGCTGTTGGTTCTGTCTTGGTTCTGCACGAG GTTGCTGTGTTTTGTCATACCCGTACCTGTTATCTGAATGTAACATTGCGCAATGTTCTCCAG GTCTTCTCCAAGGACTGTGGACCTCCATCACAACAGTTGGTACATCCTGTACGCCCAGTGATACGCACTACACCTAGTGTGG AAAGGCCTGAAAGGTTGTTAGCATCTGGAAGTTCATCATCTCCGCCCctgaaaagaaatgaagaaatcATGTCTGCTCTCAGATTTGAGTCAAGTTCTAGACAAGTAGCAGATATTGAGTGGCAGAGGGCTGAAGCTTTGGCTTCAACGCCCTCTCACAGCGAAACTGTTTGGGGAAGAGAGAACTTGGCGTTGAGTGTGGATAATGCTGGACATGTGGAAGGAAACTGTGTTGGTGAGCTTGATAGTGAGATGGAAGATCAACCCAATCCTCCTAGATTGGATGAAGAAGCCGACAGTTTAGCGCATATTGCTCAAGGCAATAGTTCTACATCGAAATCAGTTCATACATCTCGTGCTGAAAAAACTGAGATGAAAAATCACTTGGAAAGTCAGAGCCAGATGGAAAGTCAAAGAAGTTCAGTCCCCCATTGGACAGACGAACAGCTGGATGAGCTTTTGGCGTTTGATTGA
- the LOC114179617 gene encoding ADP,ATP carrier protein ER-ANT1 gives MVKSTYETFSKDFVMGGAAAIISKTAAAPIERVKLLLQNQGEMIKRGQLKRPYLGVSDGFKRVFMEEGLIAFWRGHQANVIRYFPTQAFNFAFKGYFKSIFGCSKERDGYIKWFTGNVASGSAAGATTSLLLYHLDYARTRLGTDAIECRDTSQRQFKGLIDVYRKTLSSDGFAGLYRGFGISIWGIAMYRGMYFGIYDTMKPIVLVGPFEGNFLASFFLGWSITTFSGVCAYPFDTLRRRMMLTSGHPNKYRNSIHAFRNIVGQEGFSALFRGVTANMLLGIAGAGVLAGYDQLNSISSRHSHYNETNQRVLK, from the exons ATGGTGAAATCAACATATGAAACATTTTCAAAGGATTTTGTAATGGGAGGAGCAGCAGCAATCATATCAAAGACTGCTGCAGCaccaattgagagagtaaagctTTTATTGCAAAACCAAGGTGAAATGATTAAAAGAGGACAGCTCAAAAGACCATACTTGGGCGTGTCTGATGGCTTTAAGAGGGTCTTCATGGAGGAGGGTTTGATTGCCTTTTGGAGAGGTCACCAGGCCAATGTTATCCGATACTTTCCCACACAA GCTTTCAATTTTGCATTCAAAGGTTACTTCAAAAGCATTTTTGGGTGTTCCAAAGAGAGAGACGGGTACATTAAGTGGTTTACTGGGAATGTGGCTTCAGGCAGTGCTGCAGGAGCAACAACTTCACTTCTACTATATCATTTAGATTATGCACGTACACGATTGGGCACCGATGCAATAGAGTGCCGCGATACCAGTCAGCGACAGTTCAAAGGACTAATTGATGTATATAGGAAGACCTTATCAAGTGATGGATTTGCTGGATTGTACAGGGGATTTGGCATTTCTATATGGGGAATTGCCATGTATCGAGGGATGTACTTTGGGATCTATGACACCATGAAGCCTATTGTTTTAGTTGGGCCATTTGAG GGGAACTTTCTTGCTAGTTTCTTCTTAGGGTGGAGCATCACAACTTTTTCAGGGGTTTGTGCATACCCTTTTGATACATTGCGGAGGAGAATGATGCTTACCTCTGGACATCCAAACAAGTACCGTAATTCAATACATGCATTTCGTAATATTGTTGGACAAGAGGGTTTCTCAGCTCTATTTCGAGGAGTTACAGCAAACATGCTTCTTGGTATCGCAGGAGCTGGGGTGCTTGCTGGATATGATCAGCTGAATAGCATCTCATCCAGACATAGTCACTATAACGAGACAAATCAAAGAGTTTTGAAATGA
- the LOC114177185 gene encoding probable auxin efflux carrier component 1c, with protein sequence MITVTDFYHVMTAMLPLYVAMILAYGSVKWWKIFSPDQCSGINRFVALFAVPLLSFHFIASNNPYEMNFRFIAADTLQKIIVLVVLTIWSNVSKRGRLEWAITLFSISTLPNTLVMGIPLLKGMYGEFSGSLMVQIVVLQCIIWYTLMLFMFEYRGARMLISEQFPDTGATIVSIHVDSDVMSLDGRQPLETQTQIKEDGKLHVTVRKSNASRSDIFSRRSQGFSSTTPRPSNLTNAEIYSLQSSANPTPRASSFNHSDFYSVMAPPRNSNFATNDVYGFSASRGPTPRPSNYDQDASTAANTKNNDKPRHHYPVFSHPNGLKKPNGHPHPKPEDSNKDLHMFVWSSSASPVSDVFAGHENDHKEVKLAVSPKKVEGNREGQEEYLENEHEGEKVGNGNQKTMPPTSVMTRLILIMVWRKLIRNPNTYSSLMGLTWSLVSFRWKVEMPTIIAKSISILSDAGLGMAMFSLGLFMALQPRIIACGNSTAAFSMAVRFLTGPAVMAAASMVVGLKGVLLHVAIVQAALPQGIVPFVFAKEYNVHPDILSTGVIFGMLIALPITLVYYILLGL encoded by the exons ATGATCACTGTAACCGACTTTTACCACGTCATGACCGCAATGCTGCCACTCTACGTGGCCATGATACTCGCTTATGGTTCCGTGAAATGGTGGAAAATCTTCTCCCCGGACCAATGCTCCGGCATAAACCGTTTCGTTGCTCTATTCGCCGTCCCTTTACTCTCCTTCCACTTCATCGCGTCCAACAACCCCTACGAGATGAACTTCCGGTTCATCGCTGCGGACACGCTGCAGAAGATCATCGTGCTGGTGGTGCTGACCATCTGGAGCAACGTGAGCAAGAGGGGGCGTTTGGAATGGGCCATAACGCTGTTCTCAATCTCCACCCTCCCCAACACGCTGGTGATGGGTATTCCGTTGCTGAAGGGGATGTACGGGGAGTTCTCCGGGAGTTTGATGGTGCAGATAGTGGTGCTCCAGTGCATCATCTGGTACACCTTGATGCTGTTCATGTTCGAGTACAGAGGCGCCAGAATGTTGATCTCTGAGCAGTTCCCCGACACTGGCGCCACCATTGTCTCCATCCACGTGGACTCCGACGTCATGTCGCTTGATGGACGACAACCTTTGGAAACCCAAACCCAAATCAAAGAAGACGGCAAGCTCCACGTCACCGTCAGAAAATCCAACGCCTCCAGATCCGACATCTTTTCTAGAAGGTCCCAGGGCTTCTCTTCCACCACCCCTCGCCCTTCCAACCTCACCAATGCAGAGATTTACTCTCTCCAATCCTCCGCAAACCCCACTCCCAGAGCCTCCAGCTTCAACCACTCCGACTTTTACTCCGTCATGGCCCCTCCTCGTAACTCCAACTTCGCCACCAACGACGTTTATGGCTTCTCTGCTTCCAGAGGACCAACTCCCAGACCTTCCAATTACGACCAAGATGCTTCCACTGCTGCTAATACTAAAAACAACGACAAACCTAGACATCATTACCCTGTCTTCTCCCACCCCAATGGTCTCAAGAAGCCCAATGGACACCCCCACCCCAAGCCAGAGGATTCAAACAAGGACCTTCATATGTTCGTTTGGAGTTCAAGTGCTTCCCCTGTCTCCGACGTGTTTGCCGGACATGAAAACGATCATAAAGAAGTGAAGCTCGCTGTGTCTCCcaaaaaag TGGAGGGTAACAGAGAAGGTCAAGAAGAGTACCTTGAGAATGAGCATGAAGGTGAGAAAGTTGGGAACGGAAATCAGAAAACCATGCCTCCAACGAGTGTAATGACACGGCTTATTTTGATCATGGTGTGGAGGAAACTCATCCGAAACCCCAACACCTACTCCAGCCTCATGGGTCTAACTTGGTCACTTGTTTCATTCAG GTGGAAAGTTGAAATGCCTACCATAATTGCCAAGTCCATTTCCATATTGTCAGATGCAGGGCTTGGTATGGCCATGTTTAGTCTTG GTCTGTTCATGGCTTTGCAACCGAGGATCATAGCATGTGGAAATTCCACAGCAGCTTTTTCCATGGCCGTGAGATTCCTTACAGGTCCAGCTGTCATGGCAGCTGCTTCCATGGTCGTTGGACTCAAAGGTGTTCTCTTACACGTTGCCATTGTTCAG GCAGCTCTTCCTCAGGGAATTGTCCCATTTGTGTTTGCAAAGGAATACAATGTGCATCCTGATATTCTCAGCACAGg AGTTATTTTTGGGATGTTGATTGCATTGCCTATTACACTGGTGTACTACATCTTGCTGGGGTTATGA
- the LOC114179627 gene encoding protein C2-DOMAIN ABA-RELATED 4 has protein sequence MDELLGLLRIHIKRGVNLAIRDVSTSDPYVVVKMDKQRLKTRVIKKDINPEWNEDLTLSVSDPSIPLMLTVYDHDTFTMDDKMGDAELDISPYIEALKTQVDDLAAGTIITRIQPCRTNCLAEESCVVFENGKVVQDVVLRLRHVECGELELQLEWISLPGAKGL, from the exons ATGGATGAATTACTCGGCCTTCTAAGAATTCACATCAAGCGTGGCGTCAACCTCGCCATTCGCGATGTCAGCACCAGCGATCCATACGTCGTCGTTAAGATGGACAAACAG AGGCTGAAGACTCGTGTGATTAAAAAGGACATCAACCCCGAATGGAACGAAGATCTTACCCTTTCCGTGTCAGATCCCTCGATTCCGCTGATGCTG ACTGTGTATGATCATGACACTTTCACCATGGATGACAAAATGGGAGATGCAGAACTTGATATCTCACCGTATATAGAAGCCTTGAAGACGCAAGTGGATGATCTTGCCGCTGGAACTATAATCACCAGAATACAACCATGTAGAACGAACTGCCTCGCGGAGGAAAGTTGCGTGGTTTTTGAGAACGGAAAAGTGGTGCAAGATGTTGTTCTAAGACTAAGACACGTGGAATGCGGTGAGCTGGAACTTCAATTGGAATGGATTAGTCTTCCCGGGGCCAAGGGTTTATGA
- the LOC114175128 gene encoding phosphoethanolamine N-methyltransferase isoform X2, whose translation MASGNGNGNGNGNCVNERDIQKSYWVQHSADLSVEAMMLDSKAAHLDKEERPEVLSLLPPCEGKSVIELGAGIGRFTGELAPKAGQLLAVDFIESAVKKNESINGHHKNVKFLCADVTSPNMSNSISEGSVDLIFSNWLLMYLSDNEVEKLAERMIKWLKDGGYIFFRESCFHQSGDSKRKHNPTHYREPRFYTKVFKECQMSDDTGNSFELSLIGCKCIGAYVRNKKNQNQICWIWQKVKSEGDRGFQRFLDRVEYSHKSILRYEQMYGPGFVSTGGLETTKEIVTKLGLKPGQKVLDVGCGVGGGDFYMAGNFDVEVVGIDLSINMISLAIERAIGLKYAVEFDCADCFKKSYPDNTFDVIYTRDTMLHVKDKPTLFRSFYKWLKPGGKILITDYCKSASSPSSEFAEYIQKGGYYLHDMTAYGKMLEDAGFGDLIVEDRTDQFVKTLQKELDALENKKDDFIRDFGEDDYNEIVDRWKAKQSRGESKEQMWGLFIAKKK comes from the exons ATGGCTTCAG GAAATGGAAATGGAAATGGAAATGGAAATTGTGTGAATGAGCGTGACATTCAGAAATCGTACTGGGTTCAACATTCCGCTGATTTGTCCGTTGAGGCAATGATGCTCGATTCCAAAGCCGCTCATCTCGACAAGGAAGAGAGACCTGAG GTACTTTCCCTATTACCACCATGTGAAGGAAAGTCCGTTATAGAGCTAGGAGCAGGTATCGGAAGATTTACTGGTGAATTGGCTCCGAAAGCTGGTCAGTTGCTTGCTGTGGACTTCATTGAGAGTGCAGTCAAGAAG AATGAAAGCATCAATGGACACCACAAGAATGTCAAATTTCTCTGTGCTGATGTCACATCTCCAAACATGTCTAATAGTATTTCTGAAGGATCAGTTGATCTGATTTTCTCGAATTGGTTACTTATGTATCTTTCAGATAATGAG GTTGAAAAATTGGCTGAAAGGATGATCAAATGGTTAAAAGATGGTGGGTATATATTCTTCAGAGAATCTTGTTTCCATCAATCTGGAGATTCAAAGAGAAAACACAACCCTACTCACTACAGGGAGCCTAGATTTTACACTAAG GTTTTTAAAGAGTGCCAAATGAGTGATGATACCGGAAATTCCTTTGAGCTGTCTCTCATTGGCTGTAAATGTATTGGAGCTTATGTCAGAAACAAGAAGAATCAAAACCAG ATCTGCTGGATATGGCAAAAAGTTAAGTCAGAAGGCGATAGGGGTTTCCAACGGTTCTTGGATCGAGTTGAATACAGTCATAAGAGTATTTTACGATATGAACAGATGTATGGTCCAGGCTTTGTGAGTACCGGTGGACTTG AAACGACCAAGGAAATTGTGACAAAGCTAGGACTAAAGCCTGGTCAGAAAGTTCTGGATGTTGGTTGTGGTGTTGGGGGTGGTGATTTCTACATGGCTGGAAATTTTGATGTTGAGGTTGTTGGCATTGACCTCTCCATAAATATGATATCCCTTGCCATTGAACGGGCTATCGGACTGAAGTATGCTGTTGAATTTGACTGCGCGGATTGCTTTAAAAAATCGTATCCTGACAATACATTTGATGTAATCTACACTCGTGACACCATGTTACACGTCAAA GATAAACCAACATTATTCAGATCATTTTACAAATGGTTGAAACCTGGAGGAAAAATCCTGATAACCGATTATTGCAAAAGTGCTTCAAGTCCGTCTTCAGAATTTGCTGAGTACATTCAAAAAGGAGGATATTATCTCCACGACATGACAGCGTATGGGAAG ATGCTGGAGGATGCTGGATTTGGTGATCTCATTGTTGAAGATCGAACTGATCAG TTCGTGAAAACACTACAGAAGGAATTAGATGCCCTTGAGAACAAGAAAGACGATTTCATTCGTGACTTCGGCGAG GATGACTACAATGAAATTGTCGATAGATGGAAGGCAAAGCAGAGCAGGGGTGAATCTAAAGAGCAGATGTGGGGCTTGTTCATTGCCAAGAAAAAATAA
- the LOC114178027 gene encoding uncharacterized protein LOC114178027, with protein sequence MTTQSTNLWVLLGLGLAGIVLITRKFKKSVREDFGAFLEKLQLLPPPQPAPPKAPHPLTALTFALSDLFDIEGRVSTFGHPEWARSHEPASSTSPAVSALVEGGATCVATTVVDDFALGIGGENKHYGTPTNPAAPARVPGGASSGAAVAVAANFVDFALGIDTTGGVRVPAGFCGILGFRPSHGAVSHLGIIPISTSLDTVGWFAKDPSILRRVGHILLQAPFVVQRSPRQIVIADDCFQHINVPLDRSSQVVVKATEKLFGRQVLKHINLGDYISSRVPSLKGCSGQKTNGEVKASSLKLLANIMQFLQRHEFKRTHDEWLNTVKPDQSPSVSAQLHDKFEVSDVEIENSKSVRSEMRSAINLLLKDEGILVIPTVADPPPKLGGKEILSEDYQSRAFSLLSIASISGCCQVSVPLGFYDKYPISVSLIARHGGDRFLLDTLQTVYTTLQELADIASKSKPSENVVSKEQSAEFAKEKGNQAYKDRQWQKAIGFYTEAIKLCSDNATYYSNRAQAYLELGSYLQAEADCTKAISLDKKNVKAYFRRGTAREMLGYYKEAIDDFKYALVLEPTNKRAAAAADRLRKLFQ encoded by the exons ATGACGACTCAATCGACCAACCTATGGGTTCTGTTGGGGCTGGGTTTAGCGGGAATAGTTCTCATCACAAGAAAGTTCAAGAAGTCTGTGAGAGAGGATTTCGGCGCTTTCCTCGAGAAGCTTCAGCTCCTTCCTCCGCCGCAGCCCGCTCCTCCCAAAGCTCCTCATCCCCTCACCGCCCTAACTTTCGCACTCTCCGACTT atttGACATCGAAGGACGTGTCTCCACGTTTGGCCATCCTGAGTGGGCTAGGTCTCACGAGCCCGCTTCTTCCACTTCTCCCGCGGTTTCTGCTCTCGTAGAAGGAGGCGCCACCTGCGTTGCAACTACCGTTGTTGATGACTTTGCTCTAGG tatCGGTGGCGAAAATAAGCATTATGGAACACCGACTAATCCTGCCGCGCCTGCACGAGTACCGGGTGGAGCCTCTAGTGGTGCTGCTGTGGCTGTTGCTGCCAATTTCGTTGACTTTGCATTGG GTATTGATACTACTGGTGGGGTGAGAGTACCTGCTGGATTTTGTGGCATTCTAGGATTTCGACCTTCACATGGTGCTGTTTCACATTTGGGAATCATACCTATTTCAACAAGTCTGGACACTGTTG GTTGGTTTGCAAAGGATCCCTCTATATTGCGTCGTGTTGGCCATATACTCTTACAAGCACCATTTGTAGTTCAACGCAGTCCTAGGCAAATAGTTATCGCTGATGATTGTTTTCAGCATATAAATGTTCCTCTTGACAGGAGTTCTCAAGTGGTGGTCAAAGCTACTGAGAAGCTTTTCGGAA GGCAAGTATTGAAGCACATAAATCTTGGGGACTATATAAGTTCTAGAGTTCCAAGCTTGAAGGGTTGCTCTGGTCAGAAAACAAACGGTGAAGTGAAAGCTTCTTCATTGAAGTTACTTGCTAACATTATGCAATTCCTACAAAG GCATGAATTCAAACGTACACATGATGAGTGGCTGAACACAGTAAAACCTGACCAAAGTCCTTCTGTTTCAGCGCAATTGCATGACAAATTTGAGGTATCCGATGTAGAGATTGAAAACTCCAAATCTGTTAGAAGCGAGATGCGTTCAGCTATAAATTTGCTTTTGAAG GATGAAGGAATTTTGGTTATCCCCACTGTAGCTGATCCACCTCCAAAATTAGGTGGGAAGGAGATCTTATCAGAGGATTATCAGAGCCGAGCATTTAGTCTATTGAGTATTGCAAGCATCTCAGGTTGTTGCCAG GTTTCAGTACCATTGGGATTTTATGACAAGTATCCTATTTCAGTGTCCTTGATAGCCAGGCATGGTGGTGATCGATTTTTACTTGACACACTACAGACCGTGTATACCACTCTCCAAGAACTGGCTGATATTGCTTCCAAAAGCAAACCATCCGAAAATGTTGTCAGTAAGGAGCAGTCTGCTGAGTTCGCTAAAGAGAAG GGAAATCAAGCATATAAAGATAGGCAGTGGCAGAAAGCCATTGGATTTTACACAGAAGCTATCAAACTCTGTAGTGACAATGCAACGTACTATAGTAACAGGGCTCAAGCGTATCTAGAACTTGGAAG TTATCTTCAAGCTGAGGCCGATTGTACCAAGGCAATTAGTCTGGACAAAAAG AATGTGAAGGCCTATTTTCGTAGAGGTACAGCTAGAGAGATGCTAGGCTACTACAAGGAAGCAATTGATG ATTTTAAGTATGCTCTTGTACTTGAGCCGACCAACAAAAGGGCAGCTGCAGCTGCTGATAGGTTGAGGAAGCTATTCCAGTAG
- the LOC114175128 gene encoding phosphoethanolamine N-methyltransferase isoform X1, producing the protein MASVFCAGNGNGNGNGNCVNERDIQKSYWVQHSADLSVEAMMLDSKAAHLDKEERPEVLSLLPPCEGKSVIELGAGIGRFTGELAPKAGQLLAVDFIESAVKKNESINGHHKNVKFLCADVTSPNMSNSISEGSVDLIFSNWLLMYLSDNEVEKLAERMIKWLKDGGYIFFRESCFHQSGDSKRKHNPTHYREPRFYTKVFKECQMSDDTGNSFELSLIGCKCIGAYVRNKKNQNQICWIWQKVKSEGDRGFQRFLDRVEYSHKSILRYEQMYGPGFVSTGGLETTKEIVTKLGLKPGQKVLDVGCGVGGGDFYMAGNFDVEVVGIDLSINMISLAIERAIGLKYAVEFDCADCFKKSYPDNTFDVIYTRDTMLHVKDKPTLFRSFYKWLKPGGKILITDYCKSASSPSSEFAEYIQKGGYYLHDMTAYGKMLEDAGFGDLIVEDRTDQFVKTLQKELDALENKKDDFIRDFGEDDYNEIVDRWKAKQSRGESKEQMWGLFIAKKK; encoded by the exons ATGGCTTCAG TGTTCTGTGCAGGAAATGGAAATGGAAATGGAAATGGAAATTGTGTGAATGAGCGTGACATTCAGAAATCGTACTGGGTTCAACATTCCGCTGATTTGTCCGTTGAGGCAATGATGCTCGATTCCAAAGCCGCTCATCTCGACAAGGAAGAGAGACCTGAG GTACTTTCCCTATTACCACCATGTGAAGGAAAGTCCGTTATAGAGCTAGGAGCAGGTATCGGAAGATTTACTGGTGAATTGGCTCCGAAAGCTGGTCAGTTGCTTGCTGTGGACTTCATTGAGAGTGCAGTCAAGAAG AATGAAAGCATCAATGGACACCACAAGAATGTCAAATTTCTCTGTGCTGATGTCACATCTCCAAACATGTCTAATAGTATTTCTGAAGGATCAGTTGATCTGATTTTCTCGAATTGGTTACTTATGTATCTTTCAGATAATGAG GTTGAAAAATTGGCTGAAAGGATGATCAAATGGTTAAAAGATGGTGGGTATATATTCTTCAGAGAATCTTGTTTCCATCAATCTGGAGATTCAAAGAGAAAACACAACCCTACTCACTACAGGGAGCCTAGATTTTACACTAAG GTTTTTAAAGAGTGCCAAATGAGTGATGATACCGGAAATTCCTTTGAGCTGTCTCTCATTGGCTGTAAATGTATTGGAGCTTATGTCAGAAACAAGAAGAATCAAAACCAG ATCTGCTGGATATGGCAAAAAGTTAAGTCAGAAGGCGATAGGGGTTTCCAACGGTTCTTGGATCGAGTTGAATACAGTCATAAGAGTATTTTACGATATGAACAGATGTATGGTCCAGGCTTTGTGAGTACCGGTGGACTTG AAACGACCAAGGAAATTGTGACAAAGCTAGGACTAAAGCCTGGTCAGAAAGTTCTGGATGTTGGTTGTGGTGTTGGGGGTGGTGATTTCTACATGGCTGGAAATTTTGATGTTGAGGTTGTTGGCATTGACCTCTCCATAAATATGATATCCCTTGCCATTGAACGGGCTATCGGACTGAAGTATGCTGTTGAATTTGACTGCGCGGATTGCTTTAAAAAATCGTATCCTGACAATACATTTGATGTAATCTACACTCGTGACACCATGTTACACGTCAAA GATAAACCAACATTATTCAGATCATTTTACAAATGGTTGAAACCTGGAGGAAAAATCCTGATAACCGATTATTGCAAAAGTGCTTCAAGTCCGTCTTCAGAATTTGCTGAGTACATTCAAAAAGGAGGATATTATCTCCACGACATGACAGCGTATGGGAAG ATGCTGGAGGATGCTGGATTTGGTGATCTCATTGTTGAAGATCGAACTGATCAG TTCGTGAAAACACTACAGAAGGAATTAGATGCCCTTGAGAACAAGAAAGACGATTTCATTCGTGACTTCGGCGAG GATGACTACAATGAAATTGTCGATAGATGGAAGGCAAAGCAGAGCAGGGGTGAATCTAAAGAGCAGATGTGGGGCTTGTTCATTGCCAAGAAAAAATAA